The following coding sequences lie in one Haladaptatus sp. DJG-WS-42 genomic window:
- a CDS encoding aromatic ring-hydroxylating dioxygenase subunit alpha gives MRIFNSDALHRAELDRIFGRSWIFVGHESEIASPGDYRLRYIGENPFIFVRDEHEDIHVLFDSCRHRGAKLCRSEKGNTSHFRCPYHGWTYKNTGELVGVPKRQQGFGHLDLAEFSLHEPPHVSNYHGLIFASLDPNAPSLAEFLGDARWYLDLIFGLIDLEVVGEPERWETEIDWKSLADNSAGDNYHLPVAHRSAMTTGIGSQSATKQKDDSLLAICCDALSLSMYQIHDTDWYWGYPPEIVETFAPDGLTDAQLTLAKESNTTVATVFPNFTFHHGSTTHDPNKPPRSFVTIRMVQPLAPGRSEIWNWFLLPKDAPEAYKQEAYDAGVGARSASGGFTVDDIAILDGIAELAQTSFARTKNLELDYSMGMSDGSEASLLEDWEGPGEAYDHGGVTDVNQLHFYRNWIDTMTQD, from the coding sequence TTGCGGATATTCAATTCGGATGCCCTCCATCGCGCCGAACTCGACCGTATCTTCGGCCGGTCGTGGATCTTCGTCGGCCACGAGTCCGAAATCGCTTCACCAGGTGACTATCGGCTCAGATATATCGGAGAGAACCCGTTCATCTTCGTCCGTGATGAACACGAGGACATTCACGTCCTGTTCGACAGTTGCCGCCATCGCGGGGCGAAGCTCTGTCGCAGCGAGAAGGGAAACACCTCACACTTCCGGTGTCCGTACCACGGGTGGACCTACAAGAACACGGGTGAGCTGGTTGGTGTCCCCAAGAGACAACAGGGCTTTGGCCACCTCGATTTAGCCGAGTTCAGCCTACACGAACCGCCCCACGTCTCGAACTATCACGGGCTCATCTTCGCCTCGCTCGACCCGAACGCACCATCGCTTGCAGAATTCCTTGGCGACGCACGCTGGTATCTCGACCTCATCTTCGGGCTCATCGACTTGGAAGTCGTGGGCGAACCGGAGCGCTGGGAGACGGAAATCGACTGGAAGTCGCTGGCTGACAACAGCGCGGGTGACAACTACCATCTCCCCGTCGCTCACCGGTCTGCGATGACGACGGGGATTGGCTCGCAGTCGGCGACAAAACAGAAAGACGATTCGCTGCTCGCCATCTGCTGTGACGCGCTTTCGCTGAGTATGTACCAGATTCACGACACCGACTGGTACTGGGGCTACCCGCCGGAAATCGTCGAAACGTTTGCCCCGGACGGGCTGACCGATGCACAGCTCACGCTTGCAAAGGAGTCGAATACGACGGTCGCTACTGTCTTCCCGAACTTCACCTTCCACCACGGCTCGACGACACATGACCCGAACAAGCCGCCCCGGTCGTTCGTGACGATTCGGATGGTGCAGCCTCTCGCTCCCGGGCGGTCTGAGATTTGGAACTGGTTCCTCCTGCCGAAAGACGCGCCTGAGGCGTACAAACAGGAAGCGTACGACGCGGGCGTCGGCGCACGGAGTGCCTCCGGCGGCTTCACTGTTGACGACATCGCGATTCTCGATGGCATCGCAGAGCTTGCCCAGACGAGTTTCGCGCGAACGAAAAACCTTGAACTCGACTACTCGATGGGGATGTCCGACGGAAGCGAGGCCTCCCTCCTCGAAGACTGGGAGGGGCCGGGCGAGGCGTACGACCACGGCGGCGTGACCGACGTCAACCAGCTTCACTTCTACCGGAACTGGATTGACACCATGACGCAGGACTGA
- a CDS encoding aromatic-ring-hydroxylating dioxygenase subunit beta: protein MVTEPEYSADELAELRRYHQCRRFLYDEAALLDQFELEAWLDCLTEDIDYRVPIRLTRERTAAPFSTDSYHFKDDFSSLQTRVNRVLTEYDWSESPPSRTRRFVTNLRILEHREDEVDVASNLLLFRTREERRHPELISGKRHDTIRFTAEPRLARRTVYLDHTVLGSDRLSILL, encoded by the coding sequence ATGGTTACGGAGCCGGAGTATTCCGCAGACGAACTTGCGGAGCTGCGACGGTATCACCAGTGCCGCCGCTTCCTGTACGACGAGGCCGCCCTCCTCGACCAATTTGAGCTGGAGGCGTGGCTCGATTGCTTGACCGAAGACATCGACTATCGGGTGCCGATTCGGTTGACGCGAGAGCGGACAGCAGCGCCGTTCAGCACCGATTCCTATCACTTCAAGGACGATTTTAGCTCGCTGCAAACCCGAGTAAACCGGGTGCTGACCGAGTACGACTGGTCAGAAAGTCCACCGTCTCGAACCAGACGATTCGTCACGAACCTCCGGATTCTCGAACACCGCGAAGACGAAGTAGATGTGGCAAGCAATCTCCTCCTGTTCAGAACGAGAGAAGAGCGCAGACACCCCGAACTCATTTCGGGAAAGCGCCACGACACGATTCGATTCACAGCCGAGCCACGGTTAGCCCGCCGAACCGTGTATCTCGACCATACGGTTCTCGGCTCTGACCGCCTCTCGATTCTCCTGTGA
- a CDS encoding DMT family transporter, translating into MVATEVYLLAILTALCFGANQVAAKKGFEAGGSSLLITGMVIGFSGLLYWTLLIVSVGLGTVFSGLSLFGIGLFLAGGVIGTGVARLSVYAGVKRVGASVNSAGTNVRPLFSAILAVVLLGEVLTPVQSLGIVILVVGVIVLSLSKGGDLRGWKLSQLAFPLVAALAFASGNVIRRYGYTVTTATAVEAAALNETAALVTFGLYVGVRYAGELNRAFVAPRRVYGYFFVASILAAVGTLSLFFALSLGPVTIVDPLVGTAPLFALVFTHRFLGGVEGVNRWLALGVLLVVAGAGLITAT; encoded by the coding sequence ATGGTCGCTACGGAGGTGTACCTCCTCGCCATCCTCACGGCGCTTTGCTTCGGCGCGAATCAAGTCGCCGCGAAAAAAGGGTTCGAGGCGGGGGGGTCGTCGCTGTTGATCACCGGCATGGTAATCGGATTCAGCGGCCTGCTCTACTGGACCCTCCTCATCGTCTCGGTCGGACTGGGTACCGTGTTCAGTGGGCTGTCGCTGTTCGGAATTGGACTGTTCCTCGCGGGGGGTGTCATCGGAACCGGGGTCGCTCGCCTCTCCGTCTATGCAGGTGTCAAGCGCGTGGGTGCAAGCGTCAACTCCGCGGGAACGAACGTTCGCCCGTTGTTTTCGGCGATACTGGCGGTTGTGCTGCTCGGTGAAGTGCTCACGCCGGTACAGTCACTCGGAATCGTGATTCTCGTCGTCGGCGTTATCGTCCTCTCGCTGTCGAAAGGCGGGGACCTCCGCGGGTGGAAATTGTCCCAATTGGCGTTTCCGCTGGTCGCGGCCCTTGCTTTCGCCTCCGGGAACGTGATTCGGCGCTACGGGTACACAGTGACGACGGCCACTGCCGTCGAAGCCGCCGCGCTGAACGAGACAGCGGCGCTGGTGACGTTCGGCCTCTATGTGGGGGTTCGCTACGCGGGCGAACTCAATCGAGCGTTCGTCGCGCCGAGGCGGGTTTACGGGTACTTCTTCGTGGCCAGCATTCTGGCCGCCGTTGGCACGCTCTCGCTGTTTTTCGCGCTCTCGCTCGGTCCGGTGACGATTGTTGACCCACTCGTGGGAACCGCGCCGCTGTTCGCGCTCGTGTTCACCCACCGATTTTTAGGCGGCGTCGAGGGGGTAAACCGGTGGCTTGCACTCGGCGTGCTATTGGTCGTGGCCGGGGCTGGATTGATAACCGCGACGTGA
- a CDS encoding iron ABC transporter permease: protein MSLRDIAGLPERSISRQDVKHLPMAITLLVFIAIIVLFASIFIGTLFFSFNNDQAVNIETFERVFLNPETYQLLWTTLLIGVLGGTVSVVVGGTFAWLVVRTNVLGKRWLRAGILLSITVPGVVRAIGWILAFSPRIGFVNIYSQKLLGFTFFNIYSFWGIVFAIGFGGVPLAYIILEPALKHIGAELEEASRISGYGPLTTFRKVTIRLMAPGLISVFLLITLYGFGNFEYPLLFGSVQGGLQTLATRIYFLITRRAVPQYDEASVIALIYLVVALVIIAIYHYVTQRTYRFETVGGSGVTHAPIDLGRYKYLATSFCFFIWFVEFVIPILTVLLMSLSPNLSIIPGLTGPLTAVTFRNYVEILGTSTLGRIAMNTLFVATVSALGTTLLSVFISYAILKTGYSFSRIGDYIATLSLGIPPIVYGLAIFWMVFIVPGFSTIYGTIYPLVIAIVFLKIPHAVRIISTSLIQISDELEEAAQIVGWGWLARFRRITLPLLAEGIVNSMLFIFVESAKELSAIILLLTAGNYVLSAHILLLYERGASFLPQISAISMLFIIVLTIFILLSRWVGSSRSY, encoded by the coding sequence ATGAGTTTGAGGGACATCGCCGGGCTTCCAGAGCGTTCGATAAGCAGACAGGATGTGAAACATCTGCCCATGGCCATCACGCTCTTGGTATTCATCGCGATTATCGTCCTCTTTGCGTCGATTTTCATCGGGACGCTGTTCTTCTCGTTCAACAACGACCAAGCCGTGAACATAGAGACGTTCGAGCGCGTGTTCCTCAACCCCGAAACCTACCAACTTCTCTGGACGACACTGCTTATTGGCGTGCTCGGCGGCACTGTCTCGGTGGTCGTTGGCGGAACGTTCGCGTGGCTTGTGGTGCGAACGAACGTCCTCGGGAAACGATGGCTCAGAGCCGGAATTCTCCTCTCGATAACCGTCCCCGGCGTCGTGCGGGCAATCGGGTGGATTCTCGCGTTCTCTCCCCGAATCGGTTTCGTCAACATCTACAGTCAGAAACTCCTCGGATTCACGTTTTTCAACATCTATTCGTTCTGGGGCATCGTCTTCGCCATTGGCTTCGGTGGCGTCCCGTTGGCATACATCATTTTAGAGCCCGCCCTCAAACACATCGGTGCTGAACTCGAAGAGGCGTCACGAATCTCGGGTTACGGCCCGCTCACTACGTTTCGGAAAGTCACCATCCGTTTGATGGCTCCGGGACTCATCTCCGTGTTCCTCCTCATCACCCTCTACGGCTTTGGCAACTTCGAGTACCCATTACTGTTCGGGTCGGTACAGGGCGGGCTCCAGACCCTCGCAACGCGGATTTACTTTCTGATTACGCGACGGGCGGTTCCACAGTACGACGAAGCGAGCGTCATCGCACTTATCTACCTCGTGGTCGCGCTCGTCATCATCGCCATCTACCACTATGTCACCCAACGCACCTACCGGTTCGAAACCGTCGGCGGGAGCGGCGTGACCCACGCCCCAATCGACCTCGGCCGGTACAAGTACCTCGCCACGTCGTTTTGCTTTTTCATCTGGTTCGTCGAGTTCGTGATTCCGATTCTCACGGTGTTACTCATGTCGCTGTCGCCGAATCTGAGCATCATCCCCGGGCTGACCGGCCCGCTCACCGCCGTCACGTTCCGGAACTACGTCGAGATATTGGGGACGAGCACGCTCGGGAGAATCGCCATGAACACGTTGTTCGTGGCGACGGTCAGCGCACTCGGCACGACGCTGCTTTCGGTGTTCATCTCCTACGCCATCCTCAAGACGGGCTACTCGTTCTCTCGAATCGGTGATTACATCGCCACGCTCTCGCTCGGAATTCCGCCAATCGTCTACGGGCTTGCCATCTTCTGGATGGTGTTCATCGTCCCCGGTTTCTCCACCATCTACGGGACGATTTACCCGCTCGTCATCGCCATCGTGTTCCTCAAGATTCCACACGCCGTCCGCATTATCTCGACGAGCCTCATCCAGATTTCCGACGAACTCGAAGAGGCCGCCCAGATCGTTGGCTGGGGCTGGCTTGCGAGATTCCGCAGAATCACCTTGCCGCTGCTGGCAGAAGGGATCGTCAACTCGATGCTGTTCATCTTCGTTGAGTCAGCAAAGGAACTCAGCGCCATCATCTTGCTCCTGACCGCCGGGAACTACGTCCTTTCGGCGCACATCCTGTTACTGTACGAGCGGGGTGCGAGCTTCCTGCCACAGATTTCGGCAATCTCGATGCTGTTCATCATCGTACTCACCATCTTCATCCTCCTGTCGCGGTGGGTTGGGAGCTCTCGCAGCTACTGA
- a CDS encoding cysteine hydrolase, protein MISDPVLVLIDLQKDFCKQVSQDGTVFEAHPVLQPKLENVRAFLDHYRASGRTPIFVRTIHHDYTVSDEWNRRYDRPRGMVCRAGTEGADFVPELDVRATDPVVTKHRYSGFFQTDLDLYLSTNNVSHVLLAGASTNVCVASTMHGAYNRDYRVTLLSDCCLSLESELHEAALKTAQQYFGDVRESSDIALPPLTPPETV, encoded by the coding sequence ATGATTTCGGACCCGGTGTTGGTCCTCATCGACCTCCAGAAGGATTTCTGCAAGCAAGTCAGCCAAGACGGCACGGTATTCGAAGCCCACCCAGTGTTGCAACCGAAACTTGAGAATGTTCGGGCGTTTCTCGACCACTACAGAGCCTCGGGGCGAACCCCCATCTTTGTCCGGACGATTCACCACGACTACACCGTCTCAGACGAGTGGAATCGACGGTACGACCGCCCTCGGGGGATGGTCTGTCGCGCTGGAACGGAAGGAGCCGACTTCGTCCCTGAACTCGACGTGCGAGCCACCGACCCAGTCGTCACGAAACACCGGTACAGCGGCTTTTTCCAGACCGACCTCGACCTCTATCTCTCGACCAACAACGTCTCCCACGTCCTCCTCGCGGGGGCGAGCACGAACGTCTGCGTCGCAAGCACCATGCACGGGGCATACAACCGCGACTATCGGGTGACACTGCTCTCAGATTGCTGTCTGTCGCTCGAGTCAGAGCTTCACGAGGCGGCGCTAAAGACCGCACAGCAATACTTCGGCGACGTTCGAGAGAGCAGCGACATCGCGTTACCTCCGCTCACACCGCCCGAAACCGTGTGA
- a CDS encoding UbiD family decarboxylase: protein MSFHDLRGYIEFLDEQGELKVVDGADWELEIGGLTELMIKQRPSPALLFDNIVGHEPGYRLLSNATTTPLQFSAGMGYEPTKSKREAIVAHRDAKVTDLPPTTLVSSGPVLENVHKGDDIDITEFPAPRWHEDDGGQYIGTGCAVITNNAETGGINAGVYRVQVQGPDTVTVYISPGMDGNRNRKSYLDRGEPAPMVVSLGHALDIFYAATQQLPSTVNELEYAGGLRGESVDVIEGDVTGLPIPAHAELVFEGFIYPDSALVPEGPFGEFTGYYAGTGHEEIPMTVERVYFRNDPINLGWLPLPPPAQGMLDMRAAATLWKELKNAGMPGVQAVNSLPAGPRFFEIVSLSTQYAGHSKQVGVHAASGRGSGYHGRFTVVVDDDIDVFNQDEVFWALATRCDPATDIHIIDGCWSTTLDPTIPPERKEAGDLTNSRAVLDATRPYHWKDEFPKVSRARPELLADLREKWGGLFDGVDDPHRPVE from the coding sequence ATGAGCTTCCACGACCTCCGTGGGTACATCGAGTTTCTGGACGAACAGGGCGAACTCAAGGTCGTTGACGGAGCAGACTGGGAGCTCGAAATCGGCGGGTTGACCGAACTCATGATAAAACAGCGCCCGTCTCCGGCGCTCCTGTTCGACAACATCGTCGGCCACGAACCGGGTTATCGGCTGCTTTCGAACGCGACGACCACCCCGCTCCAGTTCTCCGCCGGGATGGGATACGAGCCAACGAAAAGCAAGCGCGAGGCGATAGTCGCCCACCGAGACGCGAAAGTCACCGACCTGCCACCAACGACTCTTGTCTCGTCTGGGCCGGTACTCGAAAACGTCCACAAAGGCGACGACATCGACATCACCGAGTTCCCGGCTCCCCGGTGGCACGAAGACGACGGCGGGCAGTACATCGGGACGGGCTGTGCGGTGATTACCAACAACGCCGAAACCGGGGGCATAAACGCTGGCGTGTATCGCGTTCAAGTGCAGGGGCCGGACACGGTCACCGTGTACATCTCACCCGGGATGGACGGCAACCGGAACCGCAAATCGTACCTCGACCGGGGCGAGCCCGCGCCGATGGTCGTCTCGCTCGGCCACGCCCTCGACATCTTCTACGCGGCGACCCAACAGCTCCCCTCCACGGTCAATGAACTCGAATACGCGGGCGGGCTTCGCGGGGAGTCGGTCGACGTAATCGAAGGGGACGTCACCGGACTCCCAATTCCGGCGCACGCCGAACTCGTCTTCGAGGGGTTCATTTATCCCGATTCTGCGCTCGTTCCGGAAGGGCCGTTCGGCGAGTTCACGGGCTACTACGCAGGCACTGGTCACGAGGAAATCCCGATGACCGTCGAACGAGTGTACTTCCGCAACGACCCCATTAATCTGGGGTGGCTCCCGCTCCCGCCGCCCGCACAGGGGATGCTCGACATGCGCGCCGCCGCCACCTTATGGAAGGAACTCAAGAACGCGGGCATGCCCGGCGTCCAAGCGGTCAACTCGTTACCCGCAGGGCCGCGCTTTTTCGAAATCGTGTCGCTCTCGACGCAGTACGCGGGACACAGCAAACAGGTTGGCGTCCACGCCGCCTCCGGTCGCGGAAGCGGGTATCACGGCCGGTTCACCGTGGTCGTAGACGACGACATCGACGTGTTCAATCAAGACGAGGTGTTCTGGGCGCTCGCAACGCGGTGTGACCCGGCGACGGACATCCACATCATCGACGGCTGCTGGAGCACCACGCTCGACCCGACAATCCCCCCCGAGCGAAAAGAAGCGGGCGACCTGACGAACTCACGGGCGGTACTAGACGCGACGCGACCCTACCACTGGAAAGATGAGTTCCCGAAGGTCTCGCGTGCGCGCCCCGAACTCCTTGCCGACCTCCGCGAGAAGTGGGGCGGCTTGTTCGATGGGGTTGACGACCCGCATCGACCTGTGGAGTAA
- a CDS encoding (2Fe-2S)-binding protein — MMSEPNPSVAVTMTLNGQAVTETIPARTTLSEYLREYRRLTGVHRGCETVKCGACTVLVDGRSVKSCNMLAAQANGHEVTTVEGLATDGHLTAMQQAFLDNHGMQCGYCTPGFVLAAIALVDENDAPSVDEVRHGLTGNICRCTGYTKIVESVLDAADRMRGDDS; from the coding sequence ATGATGTCTGAACCCAATCCGTCGGTCGCGGTGACGATGACCCTCAACGGACAGGCGGTCACGGAGACGATTCCCGCACGGACGACGCTCTCTGAGTACCTCCGGGAGTACCGACGACTCACGGGAGTCCATCGAGGGTGTGAGACGGTGAAGTGTGGCGCGTGTACCGTGCTGGTCGATGGCCGCTCGGTCAAGTCGTGCAATATGCTCGCGGCGCAGGCCAATGGCCACGAGGTCACGACGGTCGAAGGCCTCGCAACCGATGGCCACCTGACCGCCATGCAACAGGCCTTTCTCGACAATCACGGCATGCAGTGTGGCTACTGTACGCCCGGCTTCGTGCTCGCGGCCATCGCGCTCGTAGACGAGAACGACGCTCCCTCAGTGGACGAGGTACGCCACGGACTAACCGGGAACATCTGCCGGTGTACTGGCTACACGAAAATTGTCGAAAGCGTGCTTGACGCCGCTGATCGAATGCGGGGTGACGACTCGTGA
- a CDS encoding HD domain-containing protein, whose translation MTAAVSSKAARQEVEAAFPELAEIADPVLRAQVTDVWTKTYLESDYESLDALLFGGGFEETDANERQVSHTREVTRCALALADTLVEGREIEIRRDDVVAGALLHDMSKLLETSSAGQTWTELGELIPHPHFAVSLLEDAGISRHIQHIVLAHTYGSTPQPKTIEAHLVMVADLVSANAIFWEHEGEIHFNLVGSPIRT comes from the coding sequence ATGACTGCAGCAGTGAGCAGCAAGGCAGCGAGACAGGAAGTCGAAGCGGCGTTTCCGGAACTGGCCGAAATCGCCGACCCAGTACTCAGAGCGCAGGTGACGGACGTGTGGACGAAGACCTATCTCGAGAGCGACTACGAGTCATTGGATGCCCTCTTGTTCGGCGGCGGCTTCGAGGAAACCGACGCAAACGAGAGGCAGGTCTCACACACCCGTGAAGTGACACGGTGTGCCCTCGCGCTCGCGGACACGCTTGTCGAAGGGCGCGAAATCGAAATTCGGCGCGATGACGTTGTCGCGGGTGCGTTGCTCCACGACATGAGCAAACTCCTCGAAACGTCGTCCGCTGGCCAGACGTGGACGGAACTCGGAGAGTTGATTCCACATCCTCACTTCGCCGTTTCCCTCTTAGAAGACGCAGGCATCTCTCGACACATCCAACACATCGTTCTCGCCCACACGTATGGGTCAACGCCACAGCCAAAGACAATCGAAGCACACCTCGTCATGGTCGCAGACCTCGTCTCGGCAAACGCAATCTTCTGGGAACACGAAGGAGAGATACACTTCAACCTCGTTGGAAGCCCGATTCGAACGTGA
- a CDS encoding xanthine dehydrogenase family protein subunit M, producing the protein MKDFAYCSPSSVEGVCELLATYRGRATVLAGGQSLLPVLRLGMASPEVIIDINNLSGCDHLHVDGDHLAIGCLVRHADVARSATVRDNCLVLAEVAGGIGDVQIRNRGTICGSLAQADPAGDPPVLATLLNADIVATDATGETVFEGDGFFAGLFETELEPTQLITEVRFPILTDGQGAAYEKWEISEGAYPVATVGAFVEFDDGTVTDARIVTGAVEFGPTRFADAEALLVDERPDAQLLERVAAIVRDDSNPIEDAEGSVRFKRELVRTLTERALTTAVNRATEAVLA; encoded by the coding sequence ATGAAAGATTTTGCGTACTGTAGTCCATCGTCTGTCGAGGGGGTGTGCGAGCTGTTAGCGACTTACAGGGGCCGCGCAACCGTGCTTGCTGGCGGCCAGAGTTTGCTCCCCGTGCTTCGGTTAGGCATGGCTTCCCCCGAGGTCATCATCGACATTAACAACCTCTCCGGATGCGACCACCTCCACGTCGACGGGGACCACCTCGCCATTGGCTGTCTCGTGCGCCACGCTGACGTTGCGCGCTCTGCGACGGTCCGAGACAACTGTCTCGTCCTCGCGGAAGTCGCCGGGGGTATCGGGGACGTACAGATTCGAAATCGCGGGACGATATGTGGCTCGCTCGCGCAGGCCGACCCCGCAGGCGACCCGCCGGTGCTGGCGACGCTATTGAACGCCGACATCGTCGCAACCGACGCTACGGGCGAAACCGTGTTCGAGGGAGACGGATTCTTCGCCGGACTGTTCGAGACCGAACTCGAACCAACGCAGCTCATCACCGAGGTCAGATTCCCCATCCTCACGGACGGGCAGGGGGCGGCCTACGAGAAGTGGGAGATAAGCGAGGGGGCGTATCCGGTCGCCACGGTCGGGGCGTTCGTCGAATTCGATGATGGGACGGTCACCGATGCCCGCATCGTGACGGGCGCGGTCGAATTCGGTCCGACGCGCTTTGCGGACGCAGAAGCCCTGCTCGTAGACGAGCGACCGGACGCCCAGTTACTCGAACGAGTGGCCGCGATCGTTCGGGATGACTCGAACCCAATCGAGGATGCTGAGGGGAGCGTGCGGTTCAAGCGCGAACTCGTCCGGACGCTCACAGAACGGGCGTTGACGACGGCCGTAAACCGGGCAACAGAGGCCGTACTCGCATGA
- a CDS encoding ABC transporter ATP-binding protein: MPIIELQNVDKFFQSGGQKIKAVDDVSFEVHRGEIFTLLGPSGCGKTTTLRCIAGLEPIDGGQILFSDTVVSEPNKTVPPEHREIGFMYQSYALWPHMTVSENISFALKGRKYPKENRKERIEDLLELAALEGMGNRYPSELSGGQRQRVAFMRAISYEPEVLLMDEPLSNLDLNQRQRMRKELLKVLKERQITTVYVTHDQEEAFEISDTIIVMNEGRVVQQGTPEEIYNDPQSTFVANFVGDVNIFDVDFLHSNDGEAFCEVKGATPAFSIRCSHNGNAIDGNLSVAVRPENITLRGISDTGSAPDTANTIDLGDGLQESEVNTYEGTVIESYYRGLFTLTMVDLNGLIIKVNTQDREFADGDDILIDILPEHADLIAEV, encoded by the coding sequence ATGCCGATCATAGAGCTTCAAAACGTTGATAAGTTTTTCCAGAGTGGTGGGCAAAAGATAAAAGCGGTAGACGACGTCTCGTTCGAGGTGCATCGCGGCGAAATATTCACGCTACTCGGGCCAAGCGGCTGTGGGAAAACGACGACGTTGCGATGTATCGCCGGACTCGAACCGATCGACGGTGGGCAAATTCTCTTCTCTGACACGGTTGTTTCAGAGCCGAACAAAACCGTTCCGCCCGAGCACCGAGAAATCGGGTTTATGTACCAGTCGTACGCGCTGTGGCCGCACATGACGGTATCTGAGAATATTTCGTTCGCACTCAAGGGACGAAAGTACCCGAAAGAGAACCGAAAAGAACGCATCGAAGACTTACTCGAACTGGCTGCCCTCGAAGGGATGGGAAACCGCTATCCATCGGAGTTGAGCGGGGGGCAGCGCCAGCGCGTTGCGTTCATGCGCGCCATCTCCTACGAGCCAGAAGTGCTCCTCATGGACGAGCCATTGAGCAACTTAGACCTGAACCAGCGCCAACGGATGCGAAAAGAGCTGCTCAAGGTGCTCAAAGAACGCCAGATTACGACGGTGTACGTGACCCACGACCAGGAAGAAGCGTTCGAAATCTCGGACACGATTATCGTCATGAACGAGGGGCGAGTCGTCCAACAAGGAACCCCCGAAGAAATCTACAACGACCCACAATCTACGTTCGTGGCGAACTTCGTCGGCGACGTGAACATCTTCGACGTGGATTTCCTCCACTCGAACGACGGCGAGGCGTTCTGTGAGGTGAAGGGCGCAACGCCCGCGTTCTCAATTCGGTGCAGTCACAACGGAAACGCCATTGATGGGAACCTTTCGGTTGCCGTTCGCCCAGAGAACATCACGCTGCGAGGGATTTCGGATACTGGCTCCGCGCCGGACACCGCGAACACAATCGATCTCGGTGACGGGTTGCAAGAATCGGAGGTGAATACCTACGAAGGAACGGTCATCGAGTCGTACTACCGCGGGCTGTTCACGTTGACGATGGTTGACCTCAACGGACTCATCATCAAGGTGAACACACAAGACCGCGAGTTCGCGGATGGCGACGACATCTTGATCGATATTCTCCCCGAGCACGCAGACCTCATCGCAGAAGTCTAA
- a CDS encoding extracellular solute-binding protein has translation MAGMSGFTLGLAGCLGGGGTQDGNGDTGDDITTDTAMTYRERVLQMAEEEGSVTIHTYTPEDVFRREVFSLFEAQYPWAELLYNPNAGSASLSQANTQKRAGRLEIDIVQSDFSSAFALDPVEFYRPISEMELVTEAIANEDYNETAAGTYSIPFQAFPIIIYYNRNLVSEPPTSYMDLTDERFRGDVAMQDPLRMSGIATALGGLYVEWGEEMFEEFITGLVANDARFVDSASEAFRLVAQGEIAVGYGHINDPVNSMLQGDSPIELAWDAMDVVMQVVFPLWLFNDSQNPNVSELFGAWIVSEEGQNAIVASGRWPVLGTALQAGYGEFVPADAVIKVAESVNQEIITDQDKWREYYEGLFGRTS, from the coding sequence ATGGCCGGGATGTCGGGTTTCACACTCGGACTCGCCGGGTGTTTAGGTGGCGGGGGAACCCAGGATGGGAACGGCGACACTGGCGATGACATCACTACTGACACTGCGATGACCTATCGTGAACGGGTCCTCCAGATGGCAGAAGAGGAAGGCTCAGTCACCATCCACACGTACACCCCAGAGGACGTCTTCCGCAGAGAGGTGTTCTCCCTGTTCGAAGCACAGTATCCCTGGGCGGAGCTGTTATACAACCCGAATGCAGGTTCAGCTTCGCTTTCACAGGCGAACACCCAAAAGCGGGCGGGCAGGCTCGAAATCGACATCGTCCAGTCTGACTTTTCGAGCGCATTCGCTCTCGACCCGGTCGAGTTCTATCGCCCGATCTCCGAGATGGAGTTAGTGACGGAAGCCATCGCAAACGAAGATTACAACGAAACGGCCGCAGGAACGTACTCGATTCCGTTCCAGGCGTTCCCCATCATCATCTACTACAACCGGAACCTGGTCTCCGAACCACCGACCAGTTACATGGATCTGACCGACGAACGGTTCAGAGGGGACGTGGCGATGCAAGACCCATTACGGATGTCCGGTATCGCCACGGCGCTCGGTGGGCTCTATGTTGAGTGGGGCGAGGAGATGTTCGAGGAGTTCATCACCGGCCTCGTTGCCAACGACGCCAGATTCGTCGACAGCGCCAGTGAAGCATTCCGGTTAGTGGCACAAGGTGAGATTGCAGTCGGGTACGGCCACATCAACGACCCGGTCAACTCGATGCTCCAGGGCGACTCGCCGATTGAACTCGCGTGGGACGCCATGGACGTCGTGATGCAAGTCGTGTTCCCTCTCTGGCTGTTCAACGACAGCCAGAATCCAAACGTCTCAGAGCTGTTCGGGGCGTGGATTGTGTCCGAAGAGGGCCAAAACGCCATCGTGGCGTCCGGGCGCTGGCCCGTCCTCGGCACCGCACTCCAGGCGGGATACGGTGAGTTCGTCCCGGCGGATGCGGTCATCAAGGTCGCCGAATCGGTCAATCAAGAAATCATCACCGACCAGGACAAGTGGCGGGAGTACTACGAAGGGCTGTTCGGCCGGACGTCGTAA